The genome window AACCGGCTTTTATAAATTCGTCAACCCCTTCGGCATATTCTGTGCTGGCCAACGAAGTCTGCTGAACCATATCATAATTTACCACGTTGATAACGACTTCGCCAGTGGCTTCAGCATTAATTAAGGTATGCTTTATCGTATTGTCTCTCACACGCCTTGCGGGCGAAAAAATCAGTATCGGCGGATTCGCACTGAAGACATTAAAAAAACTAAAAGGCGACAGATTTGGAATCCCATTTTTACCGAGAGTACTCGCAAAAGCAATAGGCCGAGGCCCGACTGAACTTTGTAAATATCCCTGCAGTTTTACCGTGTCAATGCTTTTTGGATCAATGCTAACCATAATTTTTCATTTGAACAAAAATAACAAAATAGCTACAGGATTTTTGATTAATTATAAATATATTTATGACTGCAGATGCTCTGAACCTAATGGAAACAGCATCCTTTTATTACGGAGTTCGGGACAAAAAACATAGTGGACAGCAGGACACGAGCGATGGTAAATTAACGAAGTAATCATCTCCAAATAATAGTGATTTTGAAAACCCGCACAATCTGAAGTTCATTATTTCGTTATATTTATACCACAAATGTACTTTTATGAATTTTTCCGAAAACAGAAATCCTATCCGCTGGATTATTATTTTTATTTCGTTTGCAATAATTACTATTATTCTTTGGAATACGTATACTTTTTTTCAAATTTTCAAACAGGAAGAACGTGTAAAAATGAATCTTTGGGCTATAGCCGAAAAAACATTAATTAACGCAAAAGCCGATACCGAAGTTGATTTACCTCTACAAATCTTCGACAACAACACTACTATTCCCGTAATTCTGACCGAAAATGACAGCATTATCACCTCTAAAAACATTGATGAGGAAATCATAAAAAACAAAGCTAAAGCTAAAGAATATCTGGATGAATTAAAAGGCGAAAATGAGCCAATCACCATTATTTATGCGCCAGGAAAATCACAAGAATTGTATTACGGAGATTCTTCATTGATTGACAAACTCAAATATTATCCAATTGCATTATCGCTGATTATTGTTCTCTGCGGTATCTTAATTTACAATTTCTACTTGAGCCATAAAATATCAACCCAAAACAAACTGTGGGCGGGAATGGCCAAAGAAACAGCACACCAGATTGGAACTCCGCTTTCATCTTTGATTGGCTGGCTGGAGATTTTGAAAATGGAAAATATTGATGAATCAATTACACTGGAAATCGAAAAAGACATCGAACGCCTGCAGACCATTACCGACCGTTTTTCAAAAATTGGATCAGAACCTAAACTGGAGTTAAAGGACGCAGTCGAAGAAACGAAACAATCCTATAATTATTTGATTTCGCGTTTCTCTGATCAAATTGAGTTTTCATTCAAAGGACCTTCAAAACCAATCAGCATTCTGCTAAACCCAATTTTGCACAGCTGGACGATAGAAAATCTAGTCAAGAACGCCATTGATGCCATGAAAGGAAGAGGAAAATTGGCAATAGAAATTGAAGAAGATCCACATCATATAAAAATAAACGTAACAGACACAGGAAGCGGAATTCCCAAAAAAGAATTTCACCACATTTTTGAAACTGGTTTCACTACCAAAAAAAGAGGCTGGGGACTTGGACTGTCTCTTACCAAAAGAATAGTTGAGGAATACCACAACGGCACCATAAAAGTTCTTCATTCGGAAATAGGAAAAGGAACGACAATGCAGATTAGCCTAAGAAAAGCATAGCTTTATTTTAAAGGAACTCCAAACCATGTAACTTTTGTAAACATTCCTTTTCGCGCTGATTTACTTTTGCTCAAATAATCATTTACAAATTTTTCCTGTACTTCAATTTGTTTAAGAACATCTATGATTGAATTCTTCAATGATTTCACATTGGAAATATTATTATCATTGAACTTACCAATCTTATAAATCCGGTCTTGACAATCTAGTATTTTTTGCTTTGGAGCTAAAATCATTTCCTTAATCGCTTCATCTGGCAAAAGCGGCTTGAATCTATTATTTCTATACATTATAAAATCATTAAACTGCGCTATCGCCTGATTATAATTATCACTAATGTCCTGCATTTTGGCCATCGCCTCGTTATTTTGCAGACCATCAGCTTCATTCTTTTTGAATTGAACCATTTCCTGAATCAATTTGTTTTTGACGCCATTATTCTGAATCCGAATTAAAGCAGTTCTTGCTTTATCAACTTCTGACATCCGTTCATATTCTTCAATTTGACCTTGAAAATCAAACTTTGGCTTGGTCTTATTTATTTCAGTTTTTCCGTCGATAAATTCTTGATTGGTGACAGTATAATTCAAAAACTGCCATAAATAATCGAACGGCATATGTGTTGCAATAAATTGATTTGGTGCCACTTTGAAATTAAGATCATTTATTTTTTTGAAGAATTTTTTATTCTGAATATAACCAGCCCCCCAAGTTGGATCAAACAGCCACCAAGCATTATCAATTTTTGCGGCGCACCAAGCATGTGATAGTACGTCTACTTTACCATTTTGCTTAGTATATCCGCCAACAATATAGGATTTGAGGTTCACCTTTTGAGCAATATCATTAAAGACTTCAGCATAATGGATGCAGACACCTTTCTTTGTTAATAGTGTGTTTTTAATTTTATCAGGAGAAACTTCAGAGAAATCTATAGATGCAATGTTCTCAATATCATAGCTGATATTTGATGCGGTCCAATAAAACACGGCACGGATTTTATCATTTTCCGATTTAAAGTTTTCATTAATATATTTAGCAATTCCATCTGTCGAAGTACATAAATCCAAAGGAATTTTATCCATTTTAGCATCTATCAAAGCATATGGCTTCTTAGCTTGGCCAAAACTGATAACCGTAAACATTAGAAACAAAAAAATATTCTTCATAATCATTTCATTTTTAAACATAAAAAAACACAAATCTTTAGAATACTTCTTAAAAAGATTTGTGTTTTCAGCCTTTATATTTTCTTTACAAATTTGCTTGAATACTACTCGCTAATGCTTCAAACTCATCTTTTGTCAAACTTACCTTGTGTCTGAAAGTCATTTCGCCCATTTCATTTAACGGAATCAAGTGAACGTGTGCATGTGGTACTTCGAGCCCTACAACTGCCACCCCAACCCGTAAACATGGAACTGTTTTCTCTAGTGCAATCGCAACTTTTTTAGAAAAAGCCATCAAACCTAGATATAAATCATCTTCAATATCAAAAAACTTGTCCACTTCTTTCTTTGGAATACAAAGTGTATGTCCTTTAGCATTTGGATTTACATCCAAAATAGCTAAGAAATTTTCATCCTCAGCCACTTTGTAGCAAGGAATTTCTCCGTCAATTATTTTTTTGAAAATGGTACTCATCTTGAAATTAGATATTAGAAGTTAGATTTTTTGGTATTTGACATTATTATTGTCATTGACTTCTAATTACTCTCTTGAAATTTCAAGGATTTCAAATTTCAAAACACCGTTAGGTACAGTGATTTCGGCAACTTCGCCTACTTTCTTTCCTAACAATCCTCTTCCGATAGGAGAAGTAACTGATATTTTACCCGTTTTCAGATCAGCTTCGCTTTCGGCTACCAAAGTGTATTTCATTTCCATACCATTAGTCTGGTTTTTGATTTTCACATTTGACAAAACCAACACTTTAGACAAATCCAGATTAGACTCATCAATCAGTCTTGCATTTGCATGAATCTCTTCTAGTTTTGCGATTCTCATTTCAAGCATTCCCTGCGCCTCTTTGGCTGCATCATATTCTGCATTTTCAGATAAATCTCCTTTATCTCTAGCATCAGCAATATCCTGAGATGCTTTTGGACGCATCACGCTTTTTAAATAATCTAACTCTTCTCTTAATTTTTTTAACCCTTCCGCTGTGTAATACGATATTGCGCTCATAATTTCCTCATTTATATAAAATAGAAAAAATCCCATCGGGACGGGATTTCTTTTCACAAAGATACTATATTTTTATTTTTAGTTTACAATAATATGTTAATCATAACAATTTCAAAGTTAAATAAATTAAATTTGTTTAACTAAATTCTTTCGACTTAATTTTAAATAATGAAAAAATACATTCTATTACTTATTGTATCTCTATTTTTTCTGGGATGCAGCGACAATCAAAACTCCAACAAAAACCCTTATATCACGAATTACAGCTTCACTGTAGATCTCAACCTAAATTTACCGCTCTATTCAAATCTTAAAAGCCCTGGCAACGGCATCTATTATTCCAATGCGGGTGCAAAGGGTATAATCGTTTTCAATACCGGCACTGGTTATAATGCATTTGATGCAGCCTGTCCAAATCAGGAAATCAGCAGCTGTTCTACTATGACCCTCAAAGGAATCAATGCGCTTTGCGCATGTGACAGCAAAGAATATAACCTTTTTACTGGTCAGGGAACTACAGCTGTAACTTATCCAATGAAACAATACCGAGTGCAGATAGTGAGCGAAACCCAAATTCGGATTTACAATTAATACTATTGGGGCGTGCCTCTATAAAACAAAGGGAGCTAATCATCGCACTGGTGATCCGCTCCCTTTTTTTATCCTGTCGGGCTATACGCACTGCTTCAGCATCTAGCTGCTATCACCAAACGCGTGACCCACAGCATTTAATTTTGAAAAATCCTGAAGATTATTAAATTTTCCTGTTTAAAACTTCAAAGTTAATCCAGCAAGGAAATTAATTCCCGCCTGTGGAAAATAATAAACATAACCTCCTCCATAATCAGCTCCGTTTGAAACATAATCAACATCCAGTATATTATTCACCAGAACATTGAATCCTATCGATTTAAAAACCGAAGCCATTTTAATCTCATAAGAAGCATTTAAATCATTCACAAAATAATCTTTTAATTTACCAGTAGTATCATCAATATTATTAAGATACTGATCGCTGACAAATTTAGACAGCCAGCTAACTTTAAATGCTGATACAGGTGCAAAAGTCAAAATGTTCCCTGCAATAAAATCAGGAGAATAAGCAATATTAGTATTTCCTAAATTAACTAAACTCCCGTTGGCATCAGAAACAAAATCAACATTTTTATTACTGCTAAGTGTAAAATTTGGCGAAATAGACCATTGTTTTGCAAATTTAATAACCGCATCAACTTCTAATCCTAATCTATAACTATCGCCGCTGTTCTTGCGCATAGGAGAACCCACGTCATCCAGCTCTCCTGTCAAAACCAGCTGATCAGTGTATTTCATATAATAAACATTAGAATTCACTTGAATTTTACCAGATTTTAATCTCCAGCCCAATTCATAATCATTTAATTTTTCAGGTCTTACATCACTTCCTCCTTCATAATCCGTTCTGTTAGGTTCACGATTTGCTCTGGCATATGAAAAATACAAAGCATTTTTTTCATTAATATTATACGTAAGTCCAGCCTTTGGGTTAAAGAAATTAAAATTATCATCAACCAAGCCTGTTTCTGCTGCATTAGCTTTATATCGCACATTACGGTATTGCAGATCTCCGTAAACACTTAAATTTTCTAACAATTGATAATTGGCTTTTGCAAAAACATTCCCATCCGTTTTTGTCGAAAAATCATCGTAATAATGATCTCCTAATTCACTTTGCGAAGCATATCTCGACCAGATTACTTTTCCAAAATGGTCTCCTTCGTATTTATTCCATCCGCCGCCAAGAATTACATCTAGTTTATCTGCTTTATAATTTGCCGAAAAAGTAGTTCCGTAAAAATCATTATCCAGCCATTTTTGACGAATCAGATCAGTTGTAGTAACAGATCCGACAGGCAGTAAACCATAATCAGCCATAGCTGCATTTTCTTTATAATTCTCATAATAACCTTTGCCTTTAGTGTAATGAAAAGCTAAATTGGTGCTCCAGTTATCGGATACTTTTTCATTCCAATGCAATTGATAATGGTCTTGATGGTAATTGTCGGTTTCATTATCATAATAACGAGGATTTCCAAATTCATCGGTAAACGCTCCAGCGGAATTATAAGTTCTGTCTTCCGCCAATTTAATCGCATCTATTCCGTTCCATGACTGATACGTTTTTTCAGTACCTCCAAAAGTCAGGGCTTTAATTAAAGTAGTTTTCCCTACATAAGTTCCCTGCAGAAAATACGATTTCAAATCACTGCTGGCTCTGTCTATATAACCATCCGATTTTAAAGCCGATAAACGTCCTGCAATTTCAAAATGATCATTCATCAGCCCAGTACTAAATTTTACTGTATGTTTTTGAGTATTGAAACTTCCAAAGGAATTCGAAATTTCGCCTGTACTTTTCTTGGCATAACTATCTGTCAGCATATTCAAACTCGCTCCAAAAGCACCAGCTCCGTTTGTAGAAGTTCCAACCCCGCGCTGCAGCTGTAAACTCTGTACCGAAGAAGCAAAATCAGGCATATTTACCCAATAGGTCCCATGACTTTCAGAATCATTATAAGGAATTCCGTTAATTGTTACATTTACACGAGTCGCATCACTGCCGCGAACACGAATCCCTGTATAACCTAAACCATTACCAGCATCTGAAGTCGTTACCACAGAAGGCAGGTAATTCATCAGCACAGGAATATCCTGACCCAGATTTCGCGCCGCCAATTCTTCTTTACTCATATTAGAAAAACTTACTGGTGTTTTTGTAGTAACTCTCAATGCTGAAACCAGCACTTCATCCAATTGATTAACCTTTGTTGTATCTTTTTGGGCTTCCTGTGCACTTGACAAAACAGAAACAAGAAGAAACAAAGAAGATATTAAAAAACCATTCTTCTTTGTCTTTTCATTTTTTGACTCTTGAGTCCTTTTAAAAAATAGATTTTTCATCCGTAATGATTTACGAATAAAAGGGGGAATTATTCTTTTGTTTAAATTAATAAATGATTGTTCTACGGCAAAAGATAGTGCAGTTACTATTTTTTTTGCCGTTTATTCCCTTGGCAGCATTACCTGCCCAGGTTCTTTGGGTATGATCTCAGCTCGTTATTTGGAGCACCCCTTTGAGACTTTGCAAAAGTAATATTAAAAATTGCAAAAATCAATAGCAATGACAAAAATCAATGGCAATGACAAAATTCAATATCAAATTACAATAAGAATATTTAATCTAAATTCGGTTTTTTACGTGATTGTTTAATCTCAGAAACATTCTTTTTGTCTTTAATTCTTTTTCTGATAGCAGCTTTGGGTATTTTGGCAGGCTTCCGCACTTTTGGCACATACAATCCTTTTTTTAAAATATCCAAAAATCGTTTAGTAACGATCTCTTTATTTTTGAGCTGACTGCGATCTTCATCGCAATTCAAAATCAGCATTAAATCTGAAGTCAGCCGATGCTGTAAATTGGTTTCCAAAACCAGCTTTTCTTCTTGAGAAAGTGCCAATGAATTACGCAAATCAAAAGTCAGCACAACCTTGGACGAAACTTTATTTACGTTCTGCCCTCCGGCACCGCTGCTTCTTACTGCTTTATATTTTACCTCCAAAAGGGCAGTTTGAACTTCCATTTATAAAGGCTGATGTGCTTTTTTTAATAAATCATTTACCGTTTTTACGGGATTAAAAGTTGACAAAGGCACTTCTACAAAAACAGTCAGCCAATTTGCCATAGCTCCATTCCACAAGCCTGGAAGCTCATACGACTTTAAATCAACTCCTGCATGGTTCTTATGCACAATAAAACCGCTTTCGGGATCTATAAACTGTTTTAAATCGAACTTTTGACCTTGATAATTTTTCAATCCGCAAATCAAATCTACAGGATTAAAATGCGTTGAATCTCCAAATATTTTCAATTGTTTACTGTCTTTCAAATCAATCTGCGAACTCTCAACAATCTGCAGAGTCTGCTTACCTTCAATACTTCTTACCCAAAAAGGACCTCCGCCAGGTTCTCCTTCATTTTTTACCATACCGCAAATACGAATGGGCTTATTGAGCAGATCCTTTAATTTACCAATTTGATTTTTTTGTTTAAATTTAAAAAAATCATTATTCAATTCAATATTCAGTTTTTCTTTAATAAAGACCAA of Flavobacterium marginilacus contains these proteins:
- a CDS encoding sensor histidine kinase, which codes for MNFSENRNPIRWIIIFISFAIITIILWNTYTFFQIFKQEERVKMNLWAIAEKTLINAKADTEVDLPLQIFDNNTTIPVILTENDSIITSKNIDEEIIKNKAKAKEYLDELKGENEPITIIYAPGKSQELYYGDSSLIDKLKYYPIALSLIIVLCGILIYNFYLSHKISTQNKLWAGMAKETAHQIGTPLSSLIGWLEILKMENIDESITLEIEKDIERLQTITDRFSKIGSEPKLELKDAVEETKQSYNYLISRFSDQIEFSFKGPSKPISILLNPILHSWTIENLVKNAIDAMKGRGKLAIEIEEDPHHIKINVTDTGSGIPKKEFHHIFETGFTTKKRGWGLGLSLTKRIVEEYHNGTIKVLHSEIGKGTTMQISLRKA
- a CDS encoding transglutaminase domain-containing protein, coding for MKNIFLFLMFTVISFGQAKKPYALIDAKMDKIPLDLCTSTDGIAKYINENFKSENDKIRAVFYWTASNISYDIENIASIDFSEVSPDKIKNTLLTKKGVCIHYAEVFNDIAQKVNLKSYIVGGYTKQNGKVDVLSHAWCAAKIDNAWWLFDPTWGAGYIQNKKFFKKINDLNFKVAPNQFIATHMPFDYLWQFLNYTVTNQEFIDGKTEINKTKPKFDFQGQIEEYERMSEVDKARTALIRIQNNGVKNKLIQEMVQFKKNEADGLQNNEAMAKMQDISDNYNQAIAQFNDFIMYRNNRFKPLLPDEAIKEMILAPKQKILDCQDRIYKIGKFNDNNISNVKSLKNSIIDVLKQIEVQEKFVNDYLSKSKSARKGMFTKVTWFGVPLK
- a CDS encoding HIT family protein, which encodes MSTIFKKIIDGEIPCYKVAEDENFLAILDVNPNAKGHTLCIPKKEVDKFFDIEDDLYLGLMAFSKKVAIALEKTVPCLRVGVAVVGLEVPHAHVHLIPLNEMGEMTFRHKVSLTKDEFEALASSIQANL
- the greA gene encoding transcription elongation factor GreA, with translation MSAISYYTAEGLKKLREELDYLKSVMRPKASQDIADARDKGDLSENAEYDAAKEAQGMLEMRIAKLEEIHANARLIDESNLDLSKVLVLSNVKIKNQTNGMEMKYTLVAESEADLKTGKISVTSPIGRGLLGKKVGEVAEITVPNGVLKFEILEISRE
- a CDS encoding TonB-dependent receptor, yielding MKNLFFKRTQESKNEKTKKNGFLISSLFLLVSVLSSAQEAQKDTTKVNQLDEVLVSALRVTTKTPVSFSNMSKEELAARNLGQDIPVLMNYLPSVVTTSDAGNGLGYTGIRVRGSDATRVNVTINGIPYNDSESHGTYWVNMPDFASSVQSLQLQRGVGTSTNGAGAFGASLNMLTDSYAKKSTGEISNSFGSFNTQKHTVKFSTGLMNDHFEIAGRLSALKSDGYIDRASSDLKSYFLQGTYVGKTTLIKALTFGGTEKTYQSWNGIDAIKLAEDRTYNSAGAFTDEFGNPRYYDNETDNYHQDHYQLHWNEKVSDNWSTNLAFHYTKGKGYYENYKENAAMADYGLLPVGSVTTTDLIRQKWLDNDFYGTTFSANYKADKLDVILGGGWNKYEGDHFGKVIWSRYASQSELGDHYYDDFSTKTDGNVFAKANYQLLENLSVYGDLQYRNVRYKANAAETGLVDDNFNFFNPKAGLTYNINEKNALYFSYARANREPNRTDYEGGSDVRPEKLNDYELGWRLKSGKIQVNSNVYYMKYTDQLVLTGELDDVGSPMRKNSGDSYRLGLEVDAVIKFAKQWSISPNFTLSSNKNVDFVSDANGSLVNLGNTNIAYSPDFIAGNILTFAPVSAFKVSWLSKFVSDQYLNNIDDTTGKLKDYFVNDLNASYEIKMASVFKSIGFNVLVNNILDVDYVSNGADYGGGYVYYFPQAGINFLAGLTLKF
- the arfB gene encoding alternative ribosome rescue aminoacyl-tRNA hydrolase ArfB, with the translated sequence MEVQTALLEVKYKAVRSSGAGGQNVNKVSSKVVLTFDLRNSLALSQEEKLVLETNLQHRLTSDLMLILNCDEDRSQLKNKEIVTKRFLDILKKGLYVPKVRKPAKIPKAAIRKRIKDKKNVSEIKQSRKKPNLD